One window of the Neorickettsia findlayensis genome contains the following:
- the hemC gene encoding hydroxymethylbilane synthase — MLSLRVGTRCSPLALAQARLVERALAPYCAKIDLVGVRTSGDIVSDVPLTEVGGKALFLKELEERLLTGEIDIAVHSMKDVPAFYHGDLEVVPVLKRAIPNDVFISFRYPNMLSLPNGAVIGTCAPRRVIQLNQRFRVVPLRGNIATRIEKAKNLDGIILAFCGLERLGLHSMISEVIDPSVMIPGVAQGALCVEFRKKDRFLRELILKIADRETMICTAAERAFLEEINGDCKTALGALAVVKTNTLHFTGMLGRDRIPRYFRTSGPCLHARQIGRSAALALLRM, encoded by the coding sequence ATGTTGTCTCTAAGAGTTGGGACGCGTTGTTCGCCATTGGCACTGGCTCAGGCACGTCTTGTCGAGAGAGCGCTTGCACCCTATTGTGCGAAAATCGATTTGGTTGGAGTGAGAACCTCTGGTGATATTGTCAGTGACGTTCCTTTAACTGAAGTGGGTGGTAAAGCTCTTTTTCTTAAGGAGCTGGAAGAAAGACTTCTCACAGGGGAAATAGACATAGCAGTCCATTCGATGAAAGATGTACCCGCGTTTTATCACGGTGATCTTGAAGTTGTTCCTGTACTAAAGAGGGCTATTCCTAACGACGTTTTTATCTCTTTCCGATACCCGAATATGTTATCTCTGCCGAATGGTGCAGTGATTGGAACTTGTGCTCCACGTAGGGTGATACAGCTAAATCAAAGATTTCGAGTTGTTCCTTTGAGGGGTAATATTGCTACCAGAATAGAAAAAGCTAAAAACTTAGACGGAATAATCCTTGCCTTCTGTGGTTTGGAAAGACTCGGTCTGCATAGCATGATTTCAGAGGTTATAGATCCAAGTGTTATGATCCCAGGTGTAGCTCAGGGTGCGCTTTGTGTTGAGTTTAGGAAAAAAGATCGTTTCCTTAGAGAATTGATTCTGAAAATTGCTGATAGAGAAACTATGATTTGTACCGCAGCTGAGCGGGCTTTTCTGGAAGAGATCAATGGTGATTGCAAAACTGCTTTAGGTGCACTCGCTGTAGTGAAAACCAATACTTTACATTTCACAGGGATGCTTGGTAGAGATAGAATACCGCGTTATTTTAGGACTTCTGGACCTTGTTTGCATGCGAGACAAATTGGTAGAAGCGCTGCTCTAGCGCTTTTGCGCATGTAA
- a CDS encoding F0F1 ATP synthase subunit A gives MSPLKQFEVFPLIRLPEFFGWDVSFTNSSLYMVLTVVFASLFLFAGVFRGKVIPGPMQSFVEVVCNFVLGIIKGNCGKAGSDYFPLILSVFLYVLFANLVGMLPLPMSFTVTSHIVVTLALAMVVFIFVTLIGLKKQGMGFFAMFLPDGTPNWIAPLMIFLEVSTYLFRPISLAIRLTANMIAGHTILKVIAGFVYPVSVLISPLSFLFVVVLIVFEVFIAMLQAYIFVMLTCVYLNDSLVKH, from the coding sequence ATGAGTCCTTTAAAACAGTTTGAGGTTTTTCCATTAATTCGACTCCCAGAATTTTTCGGTTGGGACGTCAGTTTCACTAACTCCTCATTATACATGGTACTTACAGTTGTATTTGCCTCTCTCTTTCTTTTTGCTGGTGTTTTCAGAGGTAAGGTGATACCAGGACCAATGCAGTCTTTTGTTGAGGTAGTGTGTAATTTTGTGTTGGGAATCATTAAGGGTAATTGTGGAAAGGCCGGTTCGGACTATTTCCCTTTGATTCTGTCAGTGTTCTTGTATGTCCTGTTTGCAAACCTTGTTGGAATGTTACCGCTTCCTATGAGCTTCACGGTCACAAGTCATATAGTTGTGACACTTGCACTTGCAATGGTCGTCTTCATTTTTGTGACCCTCATTGGATTAAAAAAGCAAGGCATGGGTTTCTTTGCCATGTTTCTTCCTGATGGAACTCCTAATTGGATAGCTCCACTGATGATATTTCTTGAGGTGTCTACCTATCTCTTTAGGCCAATTAGTCTTGCCATCCGACTGACTGCAAATATGATTGCCGGTCATACAATACTTAAGGTCATTGCTGGATTTGTATATCCGGTCTCTGTTTTGATAAGCCCTTTATCTTTTTTGTTTGTGGTGGTACTAATAGTGTTTGAGGTGTTCATAGCCATGTTGCAGGCTTATATTTTTGTCATGTTGACCTGTGTCTATTTGAATGACTCACTAGTGAAACACTAA
- the hemB gene encoding porphobilinogen synthase: MQSGSFVRLRRTRGNKIIRDLVAETALSASQLILPLFVVNGSNIELQVDEMPSVCAYSIDVLKKVVESAITVGVRSIMLFPRDPGKRSSEAEEAYNPENLICRAVRELKRDFGGDLVVITDVAADPYTIDGHDGFYRDGKILNDETLELLIKQALVQAAAGSDMLAPSDMMDGRIFAIRNALDLAEFGEVPIISYSAKYASNFYAPFRDALGSTNIMLDKRSYQMDYRNAKEAMREIEVDVNEGADIVMIKPANFYLDIIRMAVDRFCVPIFAYQVSGEYKMLVQYGGPEVLLESLIAMRRAGATGIVTYAAVEVAKYLAS; this comes from the coding sequence ATGCAATCTGGCTCTTTTGTCCGTCTTAGAAGGACTCGTGGAAATAAAATTATCCGAGACTTAGTTGCTGAAACTGCACTTTCCGCTTCGCAGCTTATATTACCACTCTTTGTTGTAAATGGTTCAAACATTGAGTTGCAAGTGGATGAGATGCCGAGTGTGTGTGCATATTCTATCGATGTATTGAAAAAAGTAGTAGAGAGCGCAATAACAGTTGGTGTCAGGAGTATCATGCTTTTTCCTCGGGATCCCGGTAAGAGAAGTTCTGAAGCAGAAGAAGCTTATAATCCAGAAAATTTGATCTGTCGCGCGGTTAGAGAACTCAAAAGAGATTTTGGAGGTGATCTTGTTGTAATTACTGATGTCGCAGCCGACCCGTATACGATTGATGGCCACGATGGGTTTTACAGAGACGGAAAAATTCTTAATGACGAAACATTAGAGCTCTTGATAAAGCAAGCCTTAGTTCAGGCTGCAGCTGGAAGCGATATGCTTGCTCCGTCGGATATGATGGACGGAAGAATTTTTGCAATCAGAAATGCTCTCGATCTCGCTGAATTTGGTGAAGTACCAATTATATCGTACTCTGCTAAATATGCTTCAAATTTCTACGCGCCTTTCCGAGACGCATTAGGTTCTACGAATATCATGTTGGACAAGCGATCCTATCAAATGGACTATAGGAATGCAAAAGAAGCCATGCGAGAAATAGAAGTCGATGTTAATGAGGGTGCTGACATCGTTATGATCAAGCCGGCTAATTTCTACCTTGACATAATAAGGATGGCAGTGGATCGGTTTTGTGTGCCTATTTTTGCATATCAGGTTAGTGGTGAATACAAAATGCTAGTTCAATATGGAGGACCTGAAGTGTTGTTGGAGTCGCTAATTGCAATGAGAAGGGCAGGTGCAACTGGGATAGTTACATATGCTGCTGTTGAGGTTGCAAAATATCTAGCATCGTAG
- a CDS encoding ATPase encodes MSVESVVIGFAFFTAFGVLAKPVVGAFMRSLEGHSGKIEDEISSVEEELLRTKSLLATAMKRNSYLNNEVERIIADAKARAAKVYEEGKCKAEEDLSVAVDRVRARIKRDNQDLMMKVKLSVLDGVFECLAGFGGKSLEKAEHEALVLYMVEKLSMDISSCNEQ; translated from the coding sequence ATGTCGGTAGAAAGTGTAGTCATAGGTTTCGCGTTTTTTACTGCGTTTGGTGTACTTGCTAAACCTGTTGTTGGCGCATTTATGCGCTCCCTTGAAGGTCATTCGGGTAAAATAGAGGATGAGATATCCTCGGTTGAAGAAGAGCTTTTGAGAACCAAAAGTTTGCTTGCGACCGCGATGAAGCGTAATTCATACCTTAATAATGAAGTAGAACGAATTATCGCTGATGCGAAAGCCCGTGCCGCAAAGGTATATGAAGAGGGTAAATGCAAAGCAGAAGAGGATTTGTCAGTTGCAGTTGATAGGGTACGCGCTCGTATTAAGAGAGATAACCAAGATCTCATGATGAAGGTAAAGCTCTCAGTATTGGATGGGGTGTTCGAATGTTTGGCTGGCTTTGGCGGAAAATCGCTTGAGAAAGCAGAGCATGAGGCATTGGTGTTATACATGGTTGAGAAGCTTTCCATGGATATTTCTTCTTGCAATGAACAATGA
- a CDS encoding FAD-dependent monooxygenase — protein MTKFYDFIISGAGLSGVLAAHLLKNLGLSYYIFDKSSEACVDFRTSAISCESVRFFETLGLWQMMESFAVPINDIYTFQEKSGSFLHFEGDNAALDFSMSYVVPNLVLQDVLYKGIDINYGCTYKSVCHSHDRVRVDFPDKVITGRYMLVAEGRYSNTAGLLGFKMIRSSYRQSCLICNLRSTGREHSNVAVELFLEGGPFALLPLRKGTEFSLIWTVKFPFGDTLAKIDEKEFLSEVRKISGIEFEKILTPRMVYPIVLNFCMNPRKGPVMLIGDSAHGIHPVAGQGFNLAIYDLKDLHDVLNKYGLDNFDELADAYLKRRKRSALAMVAFTHFLVKSFSCASPSLRAARSFVLDVIESSTRLKRFFMERAAGKGL, from the coding sequence ATGACTAAATTTTACGATTTTATAATTTCTGGTGCAGGTCTATCCGGAGTTTTGGCGGCGCATTTGTTGAAGAATCTTGGTTTATCTTATTATATCTTTGATAAAAGCAGCGAAGCCTGTGTTGACTTTAGAACTAGCGCTATTAGTTGTGAGTCCGTGCGTTTCTTTGAGACGCTTGGTCTATGGCAGATGATGGAGTCATTCGCTGTACCTATAAACGATATATACACTTTTCAGGAGAAAAGTGGGTCCTTTCTGCATTTTGAGGGTGACAATGCTGCTCTGGATTTCTCAATGAGTTATGTAGTACCAAATCTGGTGCTCCAGGATGTTTTATATAAAGGAATCGATATTAATTACGGTTGTACATATAAAAGTGTATGTCACTCCCATGATAGGGTGCGTGTGGATTTTCCAGATAAAGTGATTACAGGAAGGTACATGCTTGTTGCGGAAGGTAGATACTCTAATACCGCAGGACTACTGGGCTTCAAGATGATACGGTCGAGCTACAGACAGAGTTGTCTAATATGCAATTTGCGAAGCACTGGTAGAGAGCACTCCAATGTTGCGGTGGAGCTGTTCTTAGAAGGTGGTCCGTTTGCGTTGTTGCCGTTGCGCAAAGGTACTGAATTTTCTCTTATCTGGACGGTTAAGTTTCCTTTTGGTGATACACTTGCAAAAATTGATGAGAAGGAATTTCTTTCTGAGGTACGAAAAATCTCAGGTATTGAGTTCGAGAAAATTCTCACGCCGCGGATGGTTTATCCTATTGTGTTAAACTTTTGTATGAATCCACGTAAGGGGCCAGTTATGCTAATAGGCGATTCGGCACACGGGATACACCCAGTGGCCGGTCAAGGATTTAATTTGGCTATATATGATCTAAAAGATCTCCATGACGTGTTGAATAAGTATGGGCTAGACAATTTTGATGAGTTGGCTGACGCATATTTGAAAAGAAGAAAACGCAGTGCTCTTGCTATGGTTGCTTTCACTCATTTTCTTGTTAAATCTTTTTCTTGTGCTTCGCCTTCGTTACGTGCTGCTAGAAGCTTTGTATTGGATGTAATAGAATCGAGTACTCGGTTGAAACGTTTTTTCATGGAGCGTGCTGCCGGAAAAGGTCTGTAG
- a CDS encoding F0F1 ATP synthase subunit C, producing the protein MELEGLKFLGIGLSVVGMLGAAIGVSNIFSMMLNGIARNPESEEKLKKYVYAGAALTEAMGLFSFVLALLLIFVA; encoded by the coding sequence ATGGAGTTAGAAGGTCTGAAATTTTTGGGAATTGGTCTCTCTGTCGTTGGTATGTTAGGAGCTGCTATTGGCGTGAGTAATATATTCTCCATGATGCTTAATGGTATTGCTAGAAACCCTGAGTCCGAAGAAAAATTGAAGAAGTACGTCTATGCAGGTGCTGCTTTGACGGAAGCAATGGGGCTTTTCTCATTCGTTTTAGCATTGCTACTGATTTTTGTTGCGTAG
- a CDS encoding complex I NDUFA9 subunit family protein: MKKITVFGGSGFIGSYVVRELVKSGYQVTVVSRSFSCEKKLKLSGNLGQISVIYGDIRCTADIIRGIGNSEIVINMVGILKETPSTSFDTINHLACARVAQIAAERGVRRFIHFSALLGCKGATEYGKSKINGEEAVRSAFPESIIIRPGVVFGEEDSFINLFVKLSRKLRILLLPACKTASIQPVYVGDLALLVAKILQNETLEGATYRVVGPKRYTLKEICSLVSKLLGITVICVPIPYWMALCEAAVLECFLLKPINKFISGRTAPIITREQVKMLKYGSVSDENALQEFDVPITSLEEKLCSYIKTI, translated from the coding sequence ATGAAAAAGATCACTGTTTTTGGTGGCAGTGGATTTATCGGTTCCTATGTAGTAAGAGAATTGGTAAAGTCCGGCTACCAGGTTACCGTTGTTTCCCGCTCCTTTTCGTGCGAGAAAAAACTGAAGCTCTCTGGAAATCTAGGCCAGATCTCAGTGATATATGGTGATATAAGGTGTACCGCTGATATCATTAGAGGCATCGGAAATTCTGAGATCGTGATAAACATGGTTGGTATTCTAAAAGAAACACCAAGCACTTCTTTTGATACGATTAATCATTTAGCATGCGCGAGGGTTGCGCAGATAGCTGCGGAACGTGGCGTACGGCGTTTTATTCATTTTTCTGCACTACTAGGTTGTAAGGGTGCAACCGAGTATGGTAAAAGCAAGATCAATGGGGAAGAAGCGGTAAGATCAGCTTTCCCAGAAAGCATAATAATTAGACCAGGAGTTGTTTTCGGAGAGGAAGACAGCTTCATAAATCTCTTCGTTAAACTGAGCAGAAAATTGCGTATTTTGCTTCTACCTGCCTGCAAAACTGCATCAATACAACCAGTCTATGTTGGCGACCTGGCCCTCCTTGTCGCCAAAATATTGCAGAACGAAACATTAGAAGGTGCGACCTATCGAGTAGTCGGACCAAAAAGATATACACTAAAGGAGATTTGCTCACTGGTTAGCAAGCTTCTTGGCATAACTGTGATATGTGTACCAATTCCTTATTGGATGGCGCTCTGCGAAGCTGCAGTTCTTGAATGCTTTTTACTAAAACCTATAAATAAGTTTATCTCAGGTAGAACCGCACCGATTATAACACGCGAGCAAGTTAAGATGCTGAAGTACGGCAGTGTCTCAGATGAAAACGCTTTACAGGAGTTTGATGTTCCTATAACTAGCCTCGAAGAGAAACTTTGCTCCTATATCAAGACAATTTAA
- a CDS encoding PAS domain-containing protein encodes MGQLCEYWKGIQGGNKVPKKADIDVDEIAHIMPYCVIVDANQEDGRIKYTPSYVGFKVKQFEESGIFHETFIQFVSPSTDTFQEYIDEVFQTKEPLTDSGEVVNGNQEEVRFRQCVLPLSEDGKDVISVICAINCKVY; translated from the coding sequence ATGGGTCAGTTGTGCGAGTATTGGAAAGGTATCCAAGGTGGAAATAAAGTTCCAAAGAAAGCTGATATAGATGTTGATGAGATAGCTCACATAATGCCTTATTGTGTGATTGTCGATGCAAATCAGGAGGATGGAAGAATTAAGTACACCCCCAGTTACGTTGGATTCAAAGTGAAACAGTTTGAAGAGAGTGGTATCTTTCATGAGACGTTTATCCAGTTTGTTTCTCCGAGCACGGATACTTTCCAGGAGTACATAGACGAAGTCTTTCAGACTAAGGAACCTCTTACGGATTCTGGTGAAGTCGTTAATGGTAATCAGGAAGAAGTCAGGTTTAGGCAGTGTGTTCTTCCTTTAAGTGAAGATGGAAAAGACGTGATTTCCGTGATTTGTGCCATAAACTGTAAAGTATACTAG
- a CDS encoding quinone oxidoreductase family protein, with the protein MTKALLIEKTGGPEVFKSVDINFRVPRSDEALIRHTAIGINYIDIEQRSGFYNLHENTSRRKLPAIVGCQGVGVIKELGEGAVVDVQPGDRVCYATIPYGAYSEERVIKLKYLHKIPDFLSDIDVAACLYSGMVSFYLTCRAYLVMNDFTVMVHAVDTDMGDMLCQWIKARAPGCKIIGTVGSMRKLELLKDIRCELLLNYCEDPEVLRERVHQFTRGYGVNAVYDCIGKDTYMLSLNSLARFGIYVLYEQRSGEIPPISWKAFRARSLFFTHPSLFHYARNHVDSVLAVAEVFHYMRIKKVVPNIALRCRGLDEIPEAHRQIEAGNVSGASVVIF; encoded by the coding sequence ATGACAAAAGCGCTTCTTATAGAGAAGACAGGTGGTCCAGAGGTTTTTAAATCGGTGGACATCAATTTTAGGGTGCCCAGAAGTGATGAAGCTCTTATTAGACACACAGCTATTGGAATAAACTACATAGATATTGAACAAAGAAGTGGCTTTTACAATCTGCATGAGAATACTAGCAGACGGAAGTTGCCGGCGATTGTGGGATGTCAGGGAGTTGGTGTGATAAAGGAGTTGGGTGAGGGTGCGGTTGTGGATGTCCAGCCTGGGGATAGAGTCTGCTACGCCACGATACCATATGGTGCTTACTCTGAAGAACGTGTAATAAAGCTGAAATATCTTCATAAAATTCCAGATTTTCTTTCTGATATTGACGTGGCGGCATGCTTATACAGTGGGATGGTATCCTTCTATCTTACGTGTAGGGCCTATCTTGTGATGAATGATTTCACAGTGATGGTTCACGCTGTAGACACAGATATGGGAGATATGTTGTGCCAATGGATTAAGGCGCGGGCTCCTGGGTGCAAGATAATTGGTACTGTGGGTTCGATGAGAAAATTAGAATTACTTAAGGATATACGCTGTGAGTTGTTACTGAACTATTGTGAGGATCCAGAAGTTCTTAGGGAGAGAGTACATCAATTTACCCGTGGGTATGGTGTAAATGCCGTCTATGACTGCATTGGGAAGGATACCTATATGCTTTCCTTGAACTCTCTTGCACGATTTGGCATATATGTGCTCTATGAACAGAGATCTGGTGAGATTCCTCCTATATCTTGGAAGGCTTTTCGTGCGCGTTCTTTATTTTTTACGCATCCTTCTTTGTTTCATTATGCACGCAATCATGTAGATTCGGTGCTTGCAGTTGCTGAGGTTTTTCATTACATGCGAATCAAAAAAGTAGTACCTAATATTGCTCTTCGGTGCAGAGGCTTGGATGAGATACCAGAGGCCCACAGGCAGATTGAAGCTGGCAACGTAAGTGGCGCGTCTGTCGTTATCTTTTAA
- the dprA gene encoding DNA-processing protein DprA has product MIIKNLSKSELLFWLQLSRTVGEVTFHSLIQLYGTAENALEQLAAIQKGTKKIRSLSKADALKELELTEKFNASILSSCENKYSKTLRVIRDPPPVLTVKGNIELLNTPSIAIVGSRNATINSCNFAYSLARELAEEGYTIISGLATGVDTAALKITDSTLPTIAIIGTGIDQYYPAENQRLQEKIIERGGLVATEVPFGKRGQSVHFARRNRIISGLSECVIIIEASENSGSLLTAQYALAQGKYLFASPGAPYDKRFSGSNRLLKQGAMLIENALDVIQSLNKKKRNDFAYKTLLDVEDKEFIPFSILNYDSDKMNHIKAQILKKIDSTSVPINQLAYELKIPEKTLLLAIVELEIEGKITRTIGNEVSLLYDQFI; this is encoded by the coding sequence ATGATAATTAAGAATTTATCTAAAAGTGAACTGCTGTTCTGGCTACAATTATCCAGAACAGTTGGAGAAGTGACTTTTCACTCATTAATTCAGCTATATGGAACGGCGGAAAACGCTCTAGAACAACTTGCCGCTATTCAAAAAGGCACGAAAAAGATAAGATCTCTTTCTAAGGCCGATGCACTCAAAGAACTTGAGCTAACCGAAAAATTTAATGCCAGTATTCTTTCCTCCTGCGAAAACAAATACAGTAAGACCCTAAGAGTCATCAGGGACCCGCCCCCAGTACTTACAGTAAAAGGAAATATAGAACTACTTAACACCCCTTCCATAGCAATAGTAGGTTCAAGGAATGCCACAATTAATAGCTGCAACTTTGCTTACTCACTTGCGCGTGAACTAGCGGAAGAAGGATATACAATCATTTCAGGCTTGGCTACAGGAGTAGACACAGCAGCGTTAAAAATCACTGATAGCACACTACCAACCATCGCCATAATAGGAACTGGTATAGATCAGTATTATCCTGCCGAAAATCAAAGGTTACAAGAAAAAATAATCGAAAGAGGTGGCTTAGTGGCTACGGAAGTTCCTTTCGGTAAGAGAGGACAATCTGTTCATTTTGCACGCAGGAACAGAATAATTTCTGGTCTTTCCGAGTGCGTTATCATTATCGAAGCCTCAGAGAACTCTGGCTCTCTACTTACTGCCCAGTACGCATTGGCACAAGGCAAGTATCTTTTTGCCTCACCTGGAGCACCATACGACAAAAGATTTTCGGGAAGTAACAGACTCCTAAAACAGGGTGCCATGCTGATCGAAAATGCCCTCGATGTGATACAAAGCCTTAACAAGAAAAAACGTAACGATTTTGCTTATAAGACCCTTTTGGATGTCGAAGACAAAGAGTTTATACCCTTCTCCATACTCAATTATGACTCTGACAAAATGAACCATATAAAAGCTCAGATCCTCAAAAAAATTGATAGTACATCTGTACCGATAAATCAGTTAGCATATGAGCTTAAAATCCCGGAAAAGACTCTCCTGTTGGCAATAGTCGAACTCGAAATAGAGGGAAAAATAACAAGAACAATAGGAAATGAAGTTTCCTTACTTTATGATCAGTTTATTTAA
- a CDS encoding NADH dehydrogenase ubiquinone Fe-S protein 4 yields the protein MLKFYSDEPKYVEPLMGWVGSRDTTTQLVLKFSSRETAEAYAKRNGIDYTVIMPQQVKVRPKSYADNFQ from the coding sequence GTGCTCAAGTTTTATTCTGATGAACCGAAATATGTAGAGCCATTAATGGGTTGGGTAGGTAGTCGTGATACAACCACCCAGTTGGTGCTCAAGTTTAGCAGTAGAGAAACGGCAGAGGCTTATGCTAAAAGAAATGGTATTGACTATACTGTTATTATGCCGCAACAGGTGAAAGTAAGACCAAAGTCCTACGCGGATAATTTTCAATGA
- a CDS encoding YihY/virulence factor BrkB family protein, which translates to MKRIFAVLKISLYNMLYHGGSEYAGYLSFLLLLSIFPFLFFFTAVAGQIANIIGASSYEITRKLLSFFIENVPENIIEGIMPYIKEILEGPTHGLLTLTILGAVWTASSIVEGLKAAVNKAYNFGTEALVSEYILRRFVSVIQFLLISVIILAFLLFPTIYPLFTKNVSFLHALKRPNWLPYSAITTCCVFCFVSALYIFFPKEKQGFCDVIPGSIMVVSLWILTSIAFSFYLHSFAQMNIIYGSIAGIIVVMLYFYLLNLCFIYGAEINALNKRISQK; encoded by the coding sequence ATGAAGCGAATTTTCGCGGTATTAAAAATCTCATTGTACAACATGCTGTATCATGGCGGCTCGGAGTATGCCGGATACCTATCTTTCTTACTGCTTCTGTCGATCTTTCCATTTTTATTTTTCTTCACCGCTGTCGCAGGTCAAATAGCAAACATAATAGGAGCTTCTTCGTATGAAATAACGAGAAAACTGCTGTCGTTTTTCATAGAGAACGTGCCAGAAAACATCATCGAAGGTATAATGCCATACATCAAGGAGATTCTTGAGGGTCCTACACATGGCCTCCTCACACTTACCATCCTCGGCGCAGTATGGACAGCTTCGTCTATTGTAGAAGGGCTAAAGGCAGCAGTAAACAAAGCATACAACTTCGGAACTGAAGCTCTAGTTTCAGAGTACATACTCAGGCGTTTTGTCAGCGTCATACAATTTCTCTTAATTTCCGTTATCATACTTGCTTTTCTTCTTTTTCCGACGATATATCCGCTCTTCACAAAGAATGTGTCTTTCCTTCACGCACTTAAGAGACCAAATTGGCTACCATATAGCGCCATCACGACCTGCTGCGTCTTTTGTTTTGTATCGGCTTTGTATATTTTTTTCCCAAAAGAGAAGCAAGGATTTTGCGATGTTATTCCTGGAAGTATAATGGTCGTGTCACTGTGGATTCTTACCTCAATTGCGTTTTCGTTCTACTTACATTCTTTTGCACAGATGAACATAATTTATGGAAGTATTGCAGGAATAATCGTAGTTATGTTGTATTTTTACTTGCTCAATCTGTGTTTCATATATGGAGCAGAGATCAATGCTTTGAATAAACGAATTAGTCAGAAATAG
- a CDS encoding frataxin domain-containing protein, translating to MNNEVSFSKISVLVLDRIVELAGQSPLCDEYDCNEGVVELFLRQGALLIIEKADLGEIWVSGLSIGAERFYLDSGCFVNKSGEEIVSWIEKLLQL from the coding sequence ATGAACAATGAGGTTTCTTTTTCAAAGATTTCCGTACTTGTCTTGGATAGAATAGTAGAACTTGCCGGACAGTCTCCTCTCTGCGATGAATATGATTGCAACGAGGGAGTAGTTGAGTTGTTTCTTCGTCAGGGTGCGTTGTTGATTATTGAGAAAGCGGATCTTGGTGAGATATGGGTTTCTGGCTTATCTATAGGTGCTGAGCGTTTTTATTTAGACAGTGGGTGCTTTGTCAATAAAAGTGGCGAAGAGATAGTTAGCTGGATTGAGAAACTTCTTCAACTTTAG
- the ribH gene encoding 6,7-dimethyl-8-ribityllumazine synthase: MQKKILIICSKVNPDICKVLCQTAVKHLKQQEIACKSVYVPGAFELPTALNILHSKDFAGYVLLGCIVKSATPHFDYVSSTVCHGIMDVAIKNNLAIGFGVITANNMEQANERSVSYGTAAVNACMAMIKLKERSSTLLEEDFFEDKDL, from the coding sequence ATGCAAAAAAAGATCTTAATAATTTGCAGCAAGGTCAACCCTGACATCTGCAAGGTGTTATGTCAAACAGCGGTAAAACACCTTAAACAGCAAGAAATAGCTTGTAAATCAGTTTACGTACCAGGCGCATTCGAGTTGCCCACTGCACTTAATATTTTGCATTCTAAAGATTTTGCTGGTTATGTCCTCTTAGGATGCATCGTTAAATCTGCTACCCCACATTTCGATTATGTTTCATCCACAGTCTGTCACGGGATTATGGATGTCGCAATCAAGAATAACCTTGCCATAGGCTTTGGCGTTATAACGGCAAATAACATGGAGCAAGCAAATGAGCGATCTGTTTCTTATGGAACTGCCGCTGTAAATGCCTGCATGGCAATGATCAAGTTAAAAGAAAGAAGCTCAACACTGTTGGAAGAAGATTTCTTCGAAGATAAAGATCTATAA
- the def gene encoding peptide deformylase, which yields MALLKLVIEPDPILHEVSETVIGVSDEKREFLGDMLETMYHYGGMGLAAVQVGVLERMIVVDVPRDKEWNSSPLNHVGYESSGGPHYFVNPEIIEFSQNLVFADEGCLSLPEQDYEVMRPDTIVVKYLDYNGQECLLKANGWLARCIQHEVDHLNGKLYVSHLSKLKRDLATKKAAKIKKRNSAS from the coding sequence ATGGCGTTACTTAAGTTGGTCATAGAACCTGACCCGATATTGCATGAAGTTTCAGAAACCGTGATTGGTGTATCAGATGAAAAGAGAGAGTTTCTTGGTGATATGCTAGAGACAATGTACCACTATGGTGGTATGGGATTAGCTGCAGTTCAAGTTGGTGTACTTGAGAGAATGATTGTTGTGGATGTTCCACGAGACAAAGAATGGAATTCAAGTCCTCTTAATCATGTAGGATATGAAAGCTCAGGAGGTCCACACTATTTTGTTAACCCCGAAATCATAGAGTTCTCACAAAACTTGGTTTTTGCTGATGAAGGGTGTCTTTCGCTTCCAGAACAGGATTATGAGGTAATGCGCCCGGATACAATAGTAGTTAAATATCTGGACTACAATGGACAAGAGTGCTTACTTAAGGCAAATGGCTGGCTGGCGCGCTGTATACAACATGAGGTGGATCACCTGAATGGAAAATTATATGTGTCGCACCTGTCGAAGCTAAAACGTGATCTTGCAACGAAAAAGGCAGCTAAAATAAAGAAGCGGAACTCCGCATCGTAG